In a single window of the Elaeis guineensis isolate ETL-2024a chromosome 4, EG11, whole genome shotgun sequence genome:
- the LOC105032360 gene encoding elongation factor 2 isoform X2, whose translation MVKFTAEELRKIMDFKHNIRNMSVIAHVDHGKSTLTDSLVAAAGIIAQEVAGDVRMTDTRQDEAERGITIKSTGISLYYEMSDESLKNYKGERNGNEYLINLIDSPGHVDFSSEVTAALRITDGALVVVDCIEGVCVQTETVLRQALGERIRPVLTVNKMDRCFLELQVDGEEAYQTFQRVIENANVIMATYEDSLLGDCQVYPEKGTVAFSAGLHGWAFTLTNFAKMYASKFGVDEGKMMERLWGENYFDSATRKWTSRNTGSPTCKRGFVQFCYEPIKQIISTCMNDQKDKLWPMLQKLGVTMKAEEKDLNGKALMKRVMQTWLPASTALLEMMIFHLPSPAKAQKYRVENLYEGPLDDIYANAIRNCDPDGPLMLYVSKMIPASDKGRFFAFGRVFSGRVNTGLKVRIMGPNYVPGEKKDLYVKSVQRTVIWMGKKQESVEDVPCGNTVAMVGLDQFITKNATLTNEKEVDAHPIRAMKFSVSPVVRVAVQCKVASDLPKLVEGLKRLAKSDPMVVCTIEESGEHIIAGAGELHLEICLKDLQEDFMGGAEIIKSDPVVSFRETVLERSCRTVMSKSPNKHNRLYMEARPLEDGLAEAIDDGRIGPRDDPKSRSKILSEEFGWDKELAKKIWCFGPETTGPNMVVDMCKGVQYLNEIKDSVVAGFQWASKEGPLAEENMRGICFEVCDVVLHADAIHRGGGQIIPTARRVIYAAQMTAKPRLLEPVYLVEIQAPEQALGGIYSVLNQKRGHVFEEMQRPGTPLYNVKAYLPVIESFGFSGTLRAATSGQAFPQAVFDHWDMMSSDPLEPGSQTANLVADIRKRKGLKQQITPLSEYEDRL comes from the exons ATG GTGAAGTTTACGGCAGAAGAGCTCCGCAAAATTATGGACTTCAAGCACAATATCCGTAATATGTCAGTCATTGCACATGTTGATCATG GAAAATCTACTCTTACTGACTCTCTTGTGGCGGCTGCTGGTATCATTGCACAAGAAGTGGCAGGTGATGTGCGTATGACTGATACACGCCAGGATGAAGCTGAACGTGGCATCACCATCAAGTCCACTGGAATTTCTCTCTATTATGAGATGTCTGATGAGTCACTAAAAAACTACAAGGGTGAAAGGAATGGAAATGAGTACTTGATCAACCTCATTGATTCGCCTGGGCATGTTGACTTCTCTTCAGAGGTCACTGCTGCTCTCCGTATCACTGATGGTGCATTGGTTGTGGTAGACTGTATCGAGGGTGTCTGTGTTCAGACTGAAACTGTCCTACGACAGGCTCTTGGAGAAAGGATTAGACCAGTTTTGACTGTCAACAAGATGGACCGCTGCTTCCTTGAGCTCCAAGTTGATGGAGAGGAAGCCTACCAGACCTTTCAACGTGTGATTGAAAATGCCAATGTGATCATGGCTACATATGAAGATTCTCTTCTTGGTGATTGCCAAGTTTATCCAGAGAAAGGAACTGTGGCTTTTTCTGCTGGCTTGCATGGTTGGGCTTTCACGTTGACTAACTTTGCCAAGATGTATGCATCCAAGTTTGGAGTTGATGAGGGAAAAATGATGGAGAGACTCTGGGGAGAGAATTACTTTGATTCTGCCACAAGGAAGTGGACTTCCAGAAACACAGGTTCACCTACTTGCAAGAGGGGATTTGTTCAGTTCTGCTATGAACCTATCAAACAAATTATAAGTACATGCATGAATGATCAGAAGGACAAGTTGTGGCCCATGTTGCAGAAGCTAGGTGTTACCATGAAGGCTGAGGAGAAAGATTTGAATGGGAAAGCACTGATGAAACGTGTGATGCAGACCTGGCTGCCTGCAAGTACAGCCCTTCTTGAAATGATGATCTTCCACCTTCCATCTCCAGCTAAGGCACAGAAATACCGTGTGGAGAATTTGTACGAAGGCCCTCTTGATGACATATATGCAAATGCCATCAGAAACTGTGACCCAGATGGGCCTCTGATGCTTTACGTCTCCAAGATGATTCCAGCATCAGATAAAGGTAGGTTCTTTGCCTTTGGCCGAGTCTTCTCTGGGAGGGTAAACACTGGTTTGAAGGTTAGGATAATGGGGCCTAACTATGTTCCTGGTGAGAAGAAGGATCTGTATGTTAAGAGTGTGCAGCGAACTGTTATTTGGATGGGTAAGAAGCAAGAGTCCGTGGAGGATGTGCCATGTGGAAACACTGTTGCTATGGTTGGTCTGGATCAGTTCATTACAAAGAATGCTACTCTAACCAATGAGAAGGAAGTGGATGCTCATCCAATCAGGGCAATGAAGTTCTCAGTGTCACCTGTTGTTCGTGTTGCTGTGCAGTGTAAGGTTGCCTCTGACCTTCCTAAGCTTGTTGAGGGCTTGAAACGACTTGCCAAATCTGATCCCATGGTGGTGTGTACAATTGAGGAATCTGGTGAGCACATTATTGCTGGAGCTGGAGAACTCCACCTTGAGATCTGCTTGAAGGacctgcaagaagacttcatggGCGGTGCAGAGATTATTAAGTCTGATCCTGTTGTGTCTTTCCGTGAAACAGTTCTTGAGAGGTCTTGTCGTACAGTGATGAGCAAGTCTCCTAACAAGCACAACCGTTTGTACATGGAGGCCCGACCTTTGGAGGATGGACTTGCTGAGGCTATTGATGATGGGCGTATTGGCCCCAGGGATGATCCCAAAAGCCGGTCCAAAATCCTATCAGAAGAGTTTGGATGGGATAAAGAGCTTGCAAAGAAGATCTGGTGCTTTGGGCCGGAAACCACCGGTCCTAACATGGTTGTTGACATGTGTAAGGGAGTTCAGTATCTGAATGAAATCAAAGACTCTGTGGTTGCTGGGTTCCAATGGGCTTCTAAAGAAGGGCCATTAGCTGAAGAAAATATGCGAGGCATTTGCTTTGAAGTCTGTGATGTTGTTCTCCATGCTGATGCCATCCACCGAGGTGGCGGGCAGATTATTCCAACTGCAAGGAGGGTCATATATGCAGCCCAGATGACTGCCAAACCTAGGCTTTTGGAGCCTGTTTATCTTGTTGAAATTCAGGCACCAGAACAGGCACTTGGAGGCATATATAGTGTTCTTAATCAAAAGAGAGGACATGTCTTTGAGGAGATGCAGAGGCCAGGTACTCCACTTTATAATGTCAAGGCTTACCTGCCTGTCATCGAGTCCTTTGGATTCTCGGGCACTCTGAGGGCTGCAACTTCTGGTCAGGCGTTCCCACAGGCTGTCTTTGATCACTGGGATATGATGTCTTCTGACCCATTAGAGCCTGGGTCCCAGACTGCAAACCTGGTTGCTGATATTCGCAAGAGGAAGGGTCTCAAGCAACAGATTACACCACTCTCCGAGTACGAGGACAGGCTATAA
- the LOC105032360 gene encoding elongation factor 2 isoform X1 has product MQVKFTAEELRKIMDFKHNIRNMSVIAHVDHGKSTLTDSLVAAAGIIAQEVAGDVRMTDTRQDEAERGITIKSTGISLYYEMSDESLKNYKGERNGNEYLINLIDSPGHVDFSSEVTAALRITDGALVVVDCIEGVCVQTETVLRQALGERIRPVLTVNKMDRCFLELQVDGEEAYQTFQRVIENANVIMATYEDSLLGDCQVYPEKGTVAFSAGLHGWAFTLTNFAKMYASKFGVDEGKMMERLWGENYFDSATRKWTSRNTGSPTCKRGFVQFCYEPIKQIISTCMNDQKDKLWPMLQKLGVTMKAEEKDLNGKALMKRVMQTWLPASTALLEMMIFHLPSPAKAQKYRVENLYEGPLDDIYANAIRNCDPDGPLMLYVSKMIPASDKGRFFAFGRVFSGRVNTGLKVRIMGPNYVPGEKKDLYVKSVQRTVIWMGKKQESVEDVPCGNTVAMVGLDQFITKNATLTNEKEVDAHPIRAMKFSVSPVVRVAVQCKVASDLPKLVEGLKRLAKSDPMVVCTIEESGEHIIAGAGELHLEICLKDLQEDFMGGAEIIKSDPVVSFRETVLERSCRTVMSKSPNKHNRLYMEARPLEDGLAEAIDDGRIGPRDDPKSRSKILSEEFGWDKELAKKIWCFGPETTGPNMVVDMCKGVQYLNEIKDSVVAGFQWASKEGPLAEENMRGICFEVCDVVLHADAIHRGGGQIIPTARRVIYAAQMTAKPRLLEPVYLVEIQAPEQALGGIYSVLNQKRGHVFEEMQRPGTPLYNVKAYLPVIESFGFSGTLRAATSGQAFPQAVFDHWDMMSSDPLEPGSQTANLVADIRKRKGLKQQITPLSEYEDRL; this is encoded by the exons ATGCAGGTGAAGTTTACGGCAGAAGAGCTCCGCAAAATTATGGACTTCAAGCACAATATCCGTAATATGTCAGTCATTGCACATGTTGATCATG GAAAATCTACTCTTACTGACTCTCTTGTGGCGGCTGCTGGTATCATTGCACAAGAAGTGGCAGGTGATGTGCGTATGACTGATACACGCCAGGATGAAGCTGAACGTGGCATCACCATCAAGTCCACTGGAATTTCTCTCTATTATGAGATGTCTGATGAGTCACTAAAAAACTACAAGGGTGAAAGGAATGGAAATGAGTACTTGATCAACCTCATTGATTCGCCTGGGCATGTTGACTTCTCTTCAGAGGTCACTGCTGCTCTCCGTATCACTGATGGTGCATTGGTTGTGGTAGACTGTATCGAGGGTGTCTGTGTTCAGACTGAAACTGTCCTACGACAGGCTCTTGGAGAAAGGATTAGACCAGTTTTGACTGTCAACAAGATGGACCGCTGCTTCCTTGAGCTCCAAGTTGATGGAGAGGAAGCCTACCAGACCTTTCAACGTGTGATTGAAAATGCCAATGTGATCATGGCTACATATGAAGATTCTCTTCTTGGTGATTGCCAAGTTTATCCAGAGAAAGGAACTGTGGCTTTTTCTGCTGGCTTGCATGGTTGGGCTTTCACGTTGACTAACTTTGCCAAGATGTATGCATCCAAGTTTGGAGTTGATGAGGGAAAAATGATGGAGAGACTCTGGGGAGAGAATTACTTTGATTCTGCCACAAGGAAGTGGACTTCCAGAAACACAGGTTCACCTACTTGCAAGAGGGGATTTGTTCAGTTCTGCTATGAACCTATCAAACAAATTATAAGTACATGCATGAATGATCAGAAGGACAAGTTGTGGCCCATGTTGCAGAAGCTAGGTGTTACCATGAAGGCTGAGGAGAAAGATTTGAATGGGAAAGCACTGATGAAACGTGTGATGCAGACCTGGCTGCCTGCAAGTACAGCCCTTCTTGAAATGATGATCTTCCACCTTCCATCTCCAGCTAAGGCACAGAAATACCGTGTGGAGAATTTGTACGAAGGCCCTCTTGATGACATATATGCAAATGCCATCAGAAACTGTGACCCAGATGGGCCTCTGATGCTTTACGTCTCCAAGATGATTCCAGCATCAGATAAAGGTAGGTTCTTTGCCTTTGGCCGAGTCTTCTCTGGGAGGGTAAACACTGGTTTGAAGGTTAGGATAATGGGGCCTAACTATGTTCCTGGTGAGAAGAAGGATCTGTATGTTAAGAGTGTGCAGCGAACTGTTATTTGGATGGGTAAGAAGCAAGAGTCCGTGGAGGATGTGCCATGTGGAAACACTGTTGCTATGGTTGGTCTGGATCAGTTCATTACAAAGAATGCTACTCTAACCAATGAGAAGGAAGTGGATGCTCATCCAATCAGGGCAATGAAGTTCTCAGTGTCACCTGTTGTTCGTGTTGCTGTGCAGTGTAAGGTTGCCTCTGACCTTCCTAAGCTTGTTGAGGGCTTGAAACGACTTGCCAAATCTGATCCCATGGTGGTGTGTACAATTGAGGAATCTGGTGAGCACATTATTGCTGGAGCTGGAGAACTCCACCTTGAGATCTGCTTGAAGGacctgcaagaagacttcatggGCGGTGCAGAGATTATTAAGTCTGATCCTGTTGTGTCTTTCCGTGAAACAGTTCTTGAGAGGTCTTGTCGTACAGTGATGAGCAAGTCTCCTAACAAGCACAACCGTTTGTACATGGAGGCCCGACCTTTGGAGGATGGACTTGCTGAGGCTATTGATGATGGGCGTATTGGCCCCAGGGATGATCCCAAAAGCCGGTCCAAAATCCTATCAGAAGAGTTTGGATGGGATAAAGAGCTTGCAAAGAAGATCTGGTGCTTTGGGCCGGAAACCACCGGTCCTAACATGGTTGTTGACATGTGTAAGGGAGTTCAGTATCTGAATGAAATCAAAGACTCTGTGGTTGCTGGGTTCCAATGGGCTTCTAAAGAAGGGCCATTAGCTGAAGAAAATATGCGAGGCATTTGCTTTGAAGTCTGTGATGTTGTTCTCCATGCTGATGCCATCCACCGAGGTGGCGGGCAGATTATTCCAACTGCAAGGAGGGTCATATATGCAGCCCAGATGACTGCCAAACCTAGGCTTTTGGAGCCTGTTTATCTTGTTGAAATTCAGGCACCAGAACAGGCACTTGGAGGCATATATAGTGTTCTTAATCAAAAGAGAGGACATGTCTTTGAGGAGATGCAGAGGCCAGGTACTCCACTTTATAATGTCAAGGCTTACCTGCCTGTCATCGAGTCCTTTGGATTCTCGGGCACTCTGAGGGCTGCAACTTCTGGTCAGGCGTTCCCACAGGCTGTCTTTGATCACTGGGATATGATGTCTTCTGACCCATTAGAGCCTGGGTCCCAGACTGCAAACCTGGTTGCTGATATTCGCAAGAGGAAGGGTCTCAAGCAACAGATTACACCACTCTCCGAGTACGAGGACAGGCTATAA